From a single Nicotiana tomentosiformis chromosome 2, ASM39032v3, whole genome shotgun sequence genomic region:
- the LOC104088026 gene encoding uncharacterized protein, giving the protein MAVSEEESSSSSSAGCSSKSRSAASRGASYLAKTVLRGSVVLQVVYGRIRSSTSYDVVLGKETSVELVIIDEDGIVQSICEQPVFGIIKDIAVLPWNEKFRAGSLQLLSKDLLVVISDSGKLSVLRFCNEMHRFFAVTHVQLSSPGNPRHQIGRMLAIDSSGCFIAASAYEDRLAFFSRSASAGSDILDKRIFCPTDNQGKIETASGFTSLCGTIWSMCFISTDVRQPNKEHNPVLAILLNRRRSYRTELMLIEWNMKEHSLHVIYQYSEPGPLAHRIVEVPHSYGILLVFRAGDAIVMDFRDPHNPCFLYRISLNFTPPSVEEQNFVEEAIRIPDIIDEDGMYSVAASALLELSDLNKNDPMNIDDDSNVKPGSNFVCAWSWNPGNEQSPRMIFCADSGELFLIDFLFDSDGLKISLSDCLYKTQPAKALLWVRGGFLAVIIEMGDGMVLKVEEGKLVYRSPIQNIAPILDMSVVDFHDEKHDQMFACCGMAPEGSLRVIRSGISVEKLLKTAPIYQGITGTWTVKMKMADSYHSFLVLSFVEETRVLSVGVSFSDVTDFMGFQPDVCTLACGLVGDGLLVQIHQTAVRLCVPTIAAHPDGIDSLSPTFTSWSPDNMTISLGAVGPNLIVVATSSPCFLFILGIRTLSAHHKEIYQMKHVRLQDELSCISIPPLEQKPFISKTSNTNGVPLDSLPSGLDISNTFIIGTHKPSVEVLSFTSDKGVNVLAIGSITLTNTLGTTISGCIPQDVRLVLVDRLYVLSGLRNGMLLRFEWPSASIIASLESPALQTFDNSCMANSSGSSIFASQNFRTQPMQVSSLLDKTKDSPVYLQLVAVRRIGITPVFLVPLNDSLDADVIALSDRPWLLQTARHSLSYTSISFPPSTHVTPVCSTECPKGIIFVAENSLHLVEMVPSKRLNVQKFHFGGTPRKVLYHSDSRLLLVLRTDLSDDLCSSDVCCVDPLSGSVLSSFKFEPGEIGKCMELVKVGNEQVLVVGTSLSTGPAIMPSGEAESTKGRLIVLCIEQMQNSDSGSIAFSSRAGSSSQRTSPFREIGGYAAEQLSSSSLCSSPDDNSCDGIKLEESEAWHLRLGYSTTWPGMVLAVYPYLDRYFLASAGNCFYVCGFPNDNPQRVRRLAVGRTRFMIMTLTAHFTRIAVGDCRDGVLFYSYQEDARKLEQVYCDPVQRLVADCTLMDVDTAAVSDRKGSLSILSCLNHSEDNSSPECNLALTCSFYMGEIAMRVRKGSFSYKLPADDALKGCQVASNVGDISQNSIMASTLLGSIIIFIPLTREEYDLLEAVQARLVIHPLTAPILGNDHAEFRCRGSLARAPKALDGDMLAQFLELTSMQQEAVLALPLGAQNTIMFNSKQSPPPITVNQVVRLLERVHYALN; this is encoded by the exons ATGGCGGTTTCGGAGGAAGAATCCTCGTCTTCATCCTCTGCCGGTTGCAGCAGCAAGTCACGATCAGCTGCTTCTCGTGGCGCCTCTTATTTAGCTAAGACTGTTCTCAGAGGTAGTGTTGTTCTGCAAGTCGTTTATGGCCGTATCCGCTCTTCTACTTCATACGACGTCGTTCTTGGCAAG GAAACATCTGTAGAGTTGGTGATTATAGATGAAGATGGAATTGTGCAATCTATCTGTGAGCAGCCTGTATTTGGCATAATAAAAGATATAGCTGTGCTGCCCTGGAATGAGAAGTTTCGTGCTGGAAGCCTGCAG CTTTTGAGCAAGGATCTCCTGGTTGTTATTTCGGATTCAGGGAAGCTCTCAGTTCTCAGATTTTGCAATGAAATGCACAG GTTTTTCGCTGTAACACATGTTCAACTTTCATCTCCTGGAAATCCGAGGCATCAAATTGGAAGGATGTTGGCCATTGATTCCAG TGGCTGTTTCATTGCTGCTAGTGCATATGAAGACAGATTGGCTTTTTTCTCCCGCTCTGCTTCAGCTGGCAGTGATATACTTGATAAG AGAATCTTTTGTCCCACTGACAATCAAGGGAAGATTGAGACTGCCAGTGGTTTCACCAGTCTCTGTGGTACCATATGGAGCATGTGCTTCATCTCAACAGATGTTCGTCAACCAAATAAGGAGCACAATCCTGTATTGGCCATTCTTCTGAATAG GAGGAGATCATATAGGACTGAGCTCATGTTGATAGAGTGGAATATGAAGGAGCATTCACTCCATGTAATATATCAGTATTCTGAACCTGGACCACTAGCACATCGTATCGTAGAAGTTCCTCATTCTTATGGAATCCTGTTAGTATTTCGTGCTGGGGATGCTATTGTGATGGACTTTAGAGATCCTCACAACCCTTGTTTTCTTTATCGAATAAGTTTAAATTTTACACCACCTTCAGTTGAGGAGCAGAATTTTGTAGAAGAGGCTATTAGAATTCCCGATATTATTGACGAAGACGGTATGTATAGCGTTGCTGCATCTGCATTGCTTGAGCTTAGCGACTTGAATAAAAATGACCCAATGAACATTGATGATGATAGCAATGTAAAACCGGGTTCAAATTTTGTCTGCGCATGGAGTTGGAATCCTGGAAATGAGCAGAGTCCTAGGATGATATTTTGTGCTGATTCTGGAGAGCTTTTCCTGATTGATTTTTTATTTGATTCTGATGGCCTGAAAATATCTCTGTCTGATTGTCTTTACAAGACTCAACCAGCCAAGGCACTTTTGTGGGTGAGAGGTGGGTTTTTGGCAGTTATCATTGAGATGGGTGATGGGATGGTGTTAAAAGTTGAAGAGGGAAAACTTGTTTATAGAAGTCCAATCCAAAATATTGCACCAATATTGGATATGTCCGTTGTGGATTTCCATGATGAGAAACATGATCAAATGTTTGCCTGCTGTGGGATGGCACCTGAAGGATCTTTACGAGTTATACGCAGTGGCATCAGTGTAGAGAAATTGTTGAAAACTGCTCCTATTTATCAGGGTATTACTGGAACTTGGACAGTGAAAATGAAAATGGCTGATTCTTATCATTCTTTCCTTGTACTATCATTTGTTGAAGAGACAAGGGTTCTATCTGTTGGTGTGAGCTTTTCTGATGTAACTGACTTCATGGGTTTCCAGCCGGATGTTTGCACGTTGGCTTGTGGTCTTGTGGGCGATGGTTTACTGGTGCAAATCCACCAGACTGCTGTGAGACTATGTGTACCTACTATTGCTGCACATCCAGATGGTATTGATTCGTTATCACCAACTTTCACCTCATGGTCCCCTGATAATATGACAATAAGCCTTGGAGCTGTTGGGCCTAATTTGATAGTTGTTGCAACTTCCAGTCCATGCTTCTTATTTATTCTTGGCATCAGGACCTTATCAGCCCATCATAAAGAAATATACCAGATGAAACATGTGAGATTGCAAGATGAACTATCCTGCATTTCAATCCCCCCGCTTGAGCAAAAACCTTTTATATCTAAAACTAGTAATACAAATGGAGTTCCTTTGGATTCTCTTCCATCCGGATTGGACATTAGTAACACCTTCATTATTGGTACACATAAGCCTTCTGTAGAAGTTCTATCATTTACTTCTGATAAAGGCGTGAATGTTCTTGCCATTGGGTCTATAACCTTAACAAATACTCTTGGAACAACCATAAGTGGCTGCATTCCTCAAGATGTAAGACTTGTACTCGTTGATCGGCTTTATGTTCTTTCAGGATTAAGGAACGGTATGCTACTCAGATTTGAGTGGCCCTCTGCCTCGATAATTGCCTCACTAGAGTCGCCTGCCCTTCAAACTTTTGACAATTCTTGTATGGCTAATTCCAGTGGTTCCTCAATTTTTGCTTCTCAGAATTTTAGAACTCAACCTATGCAAGTGTCCAGTTTATTGGATAAGACAAAGGATTCTCCTGTTTATCTGCAATTAGTTGCAGTTCGTCGGATTGGCATCACTCCTGTTTTTCTGGTTCCATTGAATGACTCTCTTGATGCTGATGTCATCGCTCTAAGCGATAGACCCTGGTTATTGCAAACTGCAAGGCATAGCCTCTcgtatacttcaatctcttttcCACCTTCCACACATGTTACTCCAGTCTGTTCAACTGAATGTCCCAAGGGAATTATCTTTGTTGCTGAAAACAGTCTTCATTTG GTGGAGATGGTGCCTAGTAAACGGCTTAATGTGCAGAAATTTCATTTTGGTGGCACTCCTCGAAAGGTTCTATATCATAGTGACAGTAGGTTGTTGCTTGTATTACGGACTGATCTCAGTGATGATTTATGTTCATCTGATGTCTGTTGCGTAGATCCTCTCAGCGGATCGGTATTGTCTTCCTTTAAGTTTGAGCCAGGGGAGATAGGAAAATGCATGGAGTTGGTAAAAGTTGGAAACGAACAAGTTCTTGTTGTTGGAACTAGTCTCTCTACTGGTCCAGCTATAATGCCTAGTGGTGAAGCTGAAAG TACAAAGGGCCGTCTAATAGTTCTTTGCATCGAGCAAATGCAAAACTCGGATAGTGGGTCAATTGCATTTTCTTCAAGGGCTGGATCATCTTCTCAACGGACTTCACCTTTCCGTGAGATTGGTGGATATGCCGCTGAACAGCTGTCTAGCAGTAGTCTTTGTAGCAGTCCTGACGATAACAGCTGTGACGGGATTAAACTTGAGGAAAGTGAGGCATGGCACTTAAGATTAGGTTATTCAACCACCTGGCCTGGAATGGTGCTTGCAGTCTACCCATACCTTGATCGTTATTTCTTGGCCTCTGCGGGCAACTGT TTTTATGTTTGTGGTTTTCCAAATGATAATCCTCAAAGAGTCAGACGCTTAGCAGTAGGGAGAACACGTTTCATGATCATGACTCTTACTGCACACTTCACCAGAATTGCTGTTGGTGATTGCCGTGATGGTGTCCTCTTCTACTCGTATCAAGAG GATGCAAGAAAACTAGAGCAAGTTTACTGTGACCCTGTCCAGAGGTTAGTTGCTGATTGCACTCTTATGGATGTAGACACAGCTGCTGTTTCAGATCGAAAGGGGAGTCTATCCATTTTATCATGTTTGAATCACTCAGAAG ATAATTCCAGTCCAGAATGCAATCTAGCTCTAACTTGTTCATTCTACATGGGTGAGATAGCTATGAGAGTTCGAAAG GGGTCATTCTCTTATAAACTTCCAGCAGATGATGCACTTAAGGGCTGTCAAGTTGCCAGCAATGTCGGTGACATATCACAAAATAGTATCATGGCTAGTACACTTTTAGGGAGCATAATTATTTTCATTCCTCTTACTAG GGAGGAATATGATCTCTTAGAAGCGGTACAGGCTAGGCTTGTCATCCATCCATTGACTGCTCCTATATTGGGAAATGACCATGCTGAATTTCGCTGTCGGGGGAGTCTG GCTAGGGCACCGAAAGCTCTGGATGGTGATATGCTTGCTCAGTTCTTGGAGCTTACTAGTATGCAACAAGAAGCTGTATTAGCATTGCCTCTCGGTGCACAAAACACAATTATGTTCAATTCAAAGCAATCTCCTCCTCCAATTACTGTCAATCAGGTTGTGCGGCTACTAGAACGTGTTCATTATGCCCTGAACTGA